The following are encoded together in the Candidatus Omnitrophota bacterium genome:
- a CDS encoding 50S ribosomal protein L27: MTRLGGLSTINYKETKGMKVSGGQVVKAGTILTREGHRWQPGINVDGRTSLTASCDGEVYFTRKRGSYRRAVTLINIKPKALKEAKK; the protein is encoded by the coding sequence ATGACACGTCTAGGCGGTTTATCGACAATCAATTACAAAGAAACCAAGGGAATGAAGGTTTCCGGCGGGCAAGTGGTTAAAGCCGGAACAATTCTTACCCGTGAAGGCCATCGTTGGCAGCCCGGCATCAATGTGGATGGGCGCACCAGTTTAACGGCTAGCTGCGACGGAGAAGTTTATTTTACCCGTAAACGCGGCAGTTATCGAAGAGCTGTAACATTGATCAATATCAAACCCAAAGCACTTAAAGAAGCCAAGAAATAA
- a CDS encoding PilZ domain-containing protein encodes MYDRRRNPRFECPPQHEYVVELADHSAVAQLSNLSRDGIAFVSSKDFHPEEIYQFLLKGPHVHSAVACEARISWTKALHPSRFSYGAKITKIDPQAKTDILDFLYQDWKEKITASFKPSL; translated from the coding sequence ATGTACGACCGACGAAGAAATCCTCGCTTTGAATGTCCGCCGCAGCACGAATATGTTGTCGAGCTCGCGGATCACAGCGCTGTCGCGCAGTTATCCAATTTGAGCCGCGACGGAATAGCGTTTGTTTCCTCCAAGGATTTTCACCCCGAAGAGATCTATCAATTTTTGCTAAAAGGGCCGCACGTTCATTCGGCCGTTGCCTGTGAAGCTCGCATTTCCTGGACGAAGGCTTTGCATCCGTCCCGTTTTTCTTATGGGGCCAAGATCACCAAAATAGACCCTCAGGCTAAAACAGATATTTTGGATTTTTTGTATCAGGACTGGAAAGAAAAGATCACCGCGAGTTTTAAACCGTCGCTTTAA
- a CDS encoding metal-sensitive transcriptional regulator, translated as MIQKKFPGHNEQIVHLKRIEGQIRGIRNMIESGEYCVDIINQVNAATQALHRVSEKIFERHLQTCVGSALTSRSTQQRSEKINEVLNIIRRMKK; from the coding sequence ATGATCCAAAAGAAATTCCCGGGCCACAATGAACAGATCGTTCACCTAAAAAGGATCGAAGGGCAGATTCGCGGCATCCGCAACATGATCGAAAGCGGAGAATATTGCGTCGACATTATCAATCAAGTCAATGCCGCGACCCAAGCCCTGCATCGGGTTTCCGAAAAAATATTTGAGCGCCATCTTCAAACATGTGTCGGGTCTGCTTTAACCAGCAGATCAACACAACAGCGTTCCGAAAAGATCAACGAAGTTCTAAATATTATCCGTCGGATGAAAAAGTAA
- a CDS encoding efflux RND transporter periplasmic adaptor subunit: MKIQKLIPILFLSLLAIGAVGSFLTKNRMAPSHHEQANIYYCPMHPSYTADKPGLCPICNMSLVKKENTSDVSKSSVSGYSTVSINSDQQKLLGVKTATVVKKPFIKTVFATGNFVHDLELYQAALEYIDAWQDYRILRSRRIAGEEFKNAYTRFLKTEYELQHLGLNQDELDHLRAIRLRAVKLTPDLSAASSKTPQEIAETFLPSQHTSELAFLHETLNSFIYAQVAEADIHLIREGQKAHIEIPALKGTLLGEVHGISSQVDKETRKVKVRIRLFAHTTDLKADMYANVYIPIESAESLLVPRDAVLMTGTRSIVFVKTENDFEPKEITVGEENSEWVVVLDGLKENDVVVSGANFLVDSESRLKAALGGSHVH, encoded by the coding sequence ATGAAGATCCAAAAACTCATTCCCATACTTTTCTTAAGCCTGTTGGCCATTGGCGCGGTTGGGTCATTTCTTACAAAGAACCGGATGGCCCCAAGTCACCACGAGCAGGCCAATATCTATTATTGTCCGATGCATCCTAGTTACACCGCCGATAAACCGGGTTTGTGCCCTATTTGCAATATGAGCCTGGTTAAAAAAGAAAACACTTCTGATGTTTCCAAATCCTCCGTTTCAGGATATAGCACGGTTTCTATAAATTCGGATCAACAAAAACTCTTGGGCGTTAAAACGGCTACCGTCGTCAAAAAACCGTTCATTAAAACAGTTTTTGCAACGGGAAACTTTGTCCACGACCTAGAACTGTACCAAGCGGCTTTGGAATATATCGACGCCTGGCAGGATTACCGCATTTTACGTTCCCGCCGGATCGCCGGAGAAGAGTTTAAAAACGCGTATACGCGCTTTCTAAAAACCGAATATGAATTACAGCACTTAGGCCTGAATCAAGACGAATTGGACCATTTACGCGCGATCCGTTTGCGGGCTGTAAAACTAACTCCTGATCTATCCGCGGCATCGTCAAAAACTCCTCAGGAAATTGCCGAAACATTCCTGCCGTCGCAGCACACCTCCGAACTTGCCTTTTTGCATGAAACGCTTAATTCCTTTATTTATGCCCAAGTCGCGGAGGCGGATATTCATCTTATCCGCGAAGGACAAAAAGCACACATTGAAATTCCGGCTCTGAAAGGAACACTGTTGGGAGAAGTTCACGGTATCTCGTCGCAAGTCGACAAAGAAACACGTAAAGTGAAAGTACGCATCAGGCTTTTTGCGCACACGACAGATCTAAAGGCCGATATGTACGCGAATGTTTATATCCCGATCGAGTCAGCAGAAAGCCTTCTTGTCCCCCGCGATGCGGTCTTAATGACGGGAACGCGTTCCATCGTCTTTGTGAAAACAGAAAATGATTTTGAACCGAAAGAGATCACGGTCGGAGAAGAAAATAGCGAATGGGTTGTAGTTTTAGACGGCCTTAAAGAGAACGATGTCGTTGTAAGCGGCGCGAACTTTCTCGTAGACTCAGAAAGCCGGCTAAAGGCTGCTTTAGGAGGCTCCCATGTTCATTGA
- a CDS encoding CusA/CzcA family heavy metal efflux RND transporter — protein MFIEKIVTFSVRNKSLIFMLTAAAIITAVWSIKNIPLDAIPDLSDTQVIIYSRWDKSPDLVEDQVTYPIISSLLGAPNVKSIRGFSDFGFSYVYVIFKDGTDIYWARSRVTEYLSKILPRLPEGVKTELGPDATGVGWVFQYALVDKSGKHDLQELRSFQDWSLRYHLQSVPGVAEVASLGGFVKQYQITVDPKKLLAYNIPLTDVMDAVRSGNEEAGGRLLEFSGTEYMVRSHGLAKTIKDFEDIVLKTDANGTPILIKDVARVALGPEMRRGIADLNGEGDVVTGTIVMRYGENALTVINRVKEKIKELKSSFPEGVELKVLYDRSDLIQKAIDTLKHQLVEEMLIVSLIIIIFLWHFPSAFVPIVTIPVAVLLSFIPFYGLKLTANIMSLSGIAISIGVLVDGAIVQVENAYKRLEEWKANGRNGDFHAVLLNSITEIAPSVFFSLLVVAVSFMPIFTLVDQEGRLFKPLAWTKNLSMLIAAVLAITLDPALRFMFTRMDPIQFKKIKWPFVSKIATTLAVGNYYPEEKHPVSRFLFKCYDPVCRFVLRKRKLTLIAALVLGLATIPIYMRLGSEFMPPLWEGSILYMPTTLPGISVTQAQKLLQEQDKILKSFPEVESVFGKAGRMESSTDPAPFSMMETAVILKPQNEWRKINGRLLSHEQLISEMDAALKIPGTTNAWTMPIKNRLDMLSTGVRTPVGIKILGDDTEKIEEIGTHIEMILRNVKGVRSIYAERAAGGYFLDFDLKRTELARYGLSVKDAQMIVTSAIGGENITETIEGRQRYPVNVRYPRELRDDPEELANVLIATPSGQQIPLSYIADIVLRTGPAMIRNENGMLAGYVYVDVANRDIGSFVDEAKKIVSGELKLPKGYGLLWSGQYENMIRVKERLKVVIPLTIFIICLLLYFNTKSWIKTGIVLLAVPFSLIGAVWLLWILGYNISIATWVGMIALMGLDAETGVFMLLFLDLSYKDAVAKGKMRHREDLEEAIVHGAVKRIRPKMMTVAAAFMGLLPIMWATGAGSDMMRRVAAPMVGGLASSFILELLIYPVVYFIWKWHSEVKAPQLR, from the coding sequence ATGTTCATTGAAAAGATCGTCACCTTTTCGGTGCGCAATAAATCCTTGATCTTTATGTTGACCGCCGCCGCTATCATCACGGCAGTCTGGTCGATAAAAAATATCCCGCTCGATGCCATTCCCGACCTTTCGGATACTCAGGTGATCATTTATTCGCGCTGGGATAAAAGCCCGGACTTGGTCGAAGACCAGGTCACTTATCCGATCATTTCCTCTTTGCTGGGAGCTCCGAACGTAAAATCTATCCGCGGTTTTTCTGATTTCGGATTTTCTTATGTCTATGTGATCTTCAAAGACGGAACGGATATTTATTGGGCGCGCAGCCGGGTGACGGAATATTTAAGTAAAATTCTCCCCCGACTCCCCGAAGGCGTTAAAACAGAATTAGGACCCGATGCCACCGGCGTGGGATGGGTTTTTCAATATGCCTTGGTTGATAAAAGCGGCAAGCACGATCTTCAGGAATTGCGAAGTTTTCAGGACTGGTCTTTACGCTATCATCTGCAGAGTGTTCCCGGTGTAGCCGAGGTTGCCTCTTTAGGCGGATTTGTCAAACAGTATCAGATCACCGTCGACCCTAAAAAACTTTTGGCCTACAACATTCCTTTAACAGATGTCATGGATGCCGTACGCAGCGGCAATGAAGAAGCCGGCGGGCGTCTTTTAGAATTTTCGGGAACTGAATATATGGTGCGCAGCCACGGCCTCGCCAAAACGATCAAAGACTTTGAGGATATTGTTCTTAAAACCGATGCGAACGGAACGCCAATTTTGATCAAAGATGTGGCTCGTGTCGCTCTAGGGCCGGAAATGCGCCGGGGAATCGCTGATCTTAACGGAGAAGGCGATGTTGTCACCGGAACCATTGTTATGCGCTACGGAGAAAACGCGCTCACTGTTATCAACCGCGTAAAAGAAAAGATCAAGGAACTTAAATCCTCTTTTCCCGAAGGAGTAGAATTAAAAGTCCTTTACGACCGTTCGGACCTTATTCAAAAGGCGATCGACACGCTCAAGCATCAGCTGGTTGAAGAAATGCTTATCGTTAGTTTAATTATCATTATCTTTTTGTGGCATTTCCCTTCCGCGTTCGTTCCTATTGTCACTATTCCGGTTGCCGTTCTTTTATCTTTCATTCCTTTCTATGGACTGAAATTAACGGCTAATATCATGTCGCTATCGGGCATCGCCATTTCCATCGGCGTTTTGGTCGACGGAGCCATTGTTCAAGTTGAAAACGCCTATAAACGTTTGGAAGAATGGAAGGCCAACGGACGAAACGGAGATTTTCATGCCGTCCTTTTAAACTCGATCACCGAGATCGCTCCATCGGTATTTTTCTCTCTTTTAGTGGTCGCTGTTTCTTTTATGCCGATCTTCACACTCGTTGACCAAGAAGGAAGATTATTTAAGCCGTTAGCGTGGACAAAAAATTTAAGCATGTTGATCGCCGCCGTTTTAGCCATCACCTTAGATCCGGCACTGAGGTTCATGTTCACCCGAATGGACCCTATTCAATTTAAGAAAATAAAATGGCCATTTGTTTCTAAAATAGCAACGACCTTGGCGGTCGGAAATTATTATCCGGAAGAAAAACATCCCGTAAGCCGTTTCCTTTTTAAATGCTATGATCCGGTTTGCCGATTTGTTTTAAGAAAACGTAAATTAACCCTTATTGCTGCTCTTGTTCTTGGGTTGGCAACCATTCCTATCTATATGCGTTTGGGTTCGGAATTTATGCCTCCACTATGGGAAGGCTCTATCCTTTATATGCCGACCACCTTACCCGGTATTTCGGTAACACAAGCACAAAAACTTTTGCAAGAGCAAGATAAGATCCTTAAAAGTTTTCCGGAAGTTGAAAGCGTCTTCGGCAAAGCCGGACGTATGGAAAGTTCCACCGACCCCGCGCCTTTTTCCATGATGGAAACAGCCGTTATCCTAAAGCCACAAAATGAATGGCGTAAAATAAATGGGCGTCTCCTATCACATGAACAACTGATCAGTGAAATGGACGCCGCCCTCAAGATCCCCGGAACCACCAATGCCTGGACCATGCCTATTAAAAACCGACTGGATATGTTATCGACAGGTGTGCGCACGCCGGTGGGAATAAAGATCCTGGGTGATGACACCGAAAAAATTGAGGAAATAGGCACACATATCGAAATGATCCTGCGTAATGTCAAAGGCGTGCGCAGTATTTATGCCGAACGCGCCGCCGGAGGCTATTTTCTGGATTTCGATTTAAAACGCACAGAGCTGGCGCGTTACGGACTTTCGGTCAAAGACGCGCAAATGATCGTTACTTCGGCCATCGGCGGAGAAAACATCACCGAAACCATCGAAGGCCGCCAGCGTTATCCGGTCAATGTCCGTTATCCGCGCGAATTACGCGATGATCCGGAAGAGCTGGCTAATGTCTTAATTGCCACACCATCGGGCCAGCAAATCCCTCTTTCCTATATTGCCGATATTGTCTTACGGACCGGGCCGGCCATGATACGCAACGAAAACGGAATGTTAGCCGGCTATGTTTATGTGGATGTGGCGAATCGTGATATCGGCAGTTTTGTCGACGAGGCCAAAAAAATCGTTTCCGGCGAATTAAAACTGCCTAAAGGCTACGGGCTTCTTTGGAGCGGCCAATATGAAAATATGATCCGCGTTAAAGAACGACTTAAAGTCGTTATCCCTTTGACCATTTTTATCATCTGCCTTTTGCTTTATTTTAATACAAAGTCATGGATCAAAACGGGGATTGTTTTACTCGCCGTTCCTTTTTCTTTGATAGGTGCCGTATGGCTACTATGGATACTAGGTTACAACATTTCCATCGCCACCTGGGTGGGAATGATAGCGCTGATGGGGCTCGACGCCGAAACCGGTGTTTTTATGCTTCTATTCTTGGATCTCTCTTATAAAGATGCCGTCGCTAAGGGAAAAATGCGTCATAGAGAAGATCTGGAAGAAGCCATTGTACACGGCGCCGTCAAACGCATCCGCCCAAAGATGATGACGGTTGCGGCGGCCTTTATGGGCCTTCTTCCTATTATGTGGGCCACAGGCGCGGGATCAGATATGATGCGCCGTGTGGCGGCACCCATGGTTGGCGGACTGGCAAGCTCTTTTATTCTGGAACTTCTCATTTACCCGGTCGTTTATTTTATTTGGAAATGGCATAGCGAAGTAAAAGCACCTCAGCTTCGTTAA
- the rsmI gene encoding 16S rRNA (cytidine(1402)-2'-O)-methyltransferase, translating into MLYIVSTPIGNLKDITFRAVETLQQVDIIAAEDTRHSKILLDHYNIQKPLLSYFEHNQVKRGEEIIKLLKDGKNVALVTDAGTPGISDPGFHLIRLAQENEIPIYVIPGATALITALSASGLPAHAFIFEGFLPVKSAARRKKLGGFKDERRTVIFYESPHRIVSALEDIKDVLSDPVVVVARELTKKFEEIKKGKASVLLAHFEKSKPKGEIVLLFNLTVEK; encoded by the coding sequence ATGCTATATATTGTTTCTACACCTATCGGTAATTTAAAAGACATCACCTTTCGCGCTGTTGAAACGCTTCAACAAGTTGATATTATCGCCGCTGAAGATACCCGCCATAGCAAAATCCTTTTAGATCATTACAATATTCAAAAACCTCTTTTAAGCTACTTTGAACATAATCAAGTCAAACGTGGGGAAGAGATCATTAAGCTCTTGAAAGACGGGAAAAATGTGGCTTTGGTAACGGACGCCGGGACGCCAGGAATAAGTGATCCGGGTTTTCATCTGATTCGCTTGGCGCAGGAAAACGAAATTCCTATTTATGTGATTCCCGGTGCGACGGCTTTAATCACCGCGCTTTCCGCGTCAGGTTTGCCAGCGCATGCCTTTATTTTTGAAGGATTTTTGCCGGTTAAATCTGCCGCCCGGCGTAAAAAGTTGGGAGGCTTTAAAGACGAGCGGCGGACCGTTATCTTTTACGAATCTCCTCATCGCATTGTTTCGGCTTTGGAAGACATCAAAGACGTTTTAAGTGACCCGGTTGTTGTTGTGGCGCGCGAGTTAACCAAGAAGTTTGAAGAGATCAAAAAAGGAAAGGCAAGCGTGCTTTTGGCGCATTTTGAGAAGTCAAAGCCTAAGGGCGAGATAGTGTTATTGTTCAATTTGACCGTAGAAAAGTAA
- a CDS encoding TRASH domain-containing protein: MKVLSLLLMGALLLTNTPASLAYHHEGQGATAQTPSTAVDAGNKICPVSGEEIGGMGEGVSYEYNGKVYKLCCLGCLKDFQKNPEKFSRIAEESLKK; this comes from the coding sequence ATGAAAGTTTTATCACTGCTATTAATGGGTGCTTTACTGCTTACAAACACACCAGCCTCATTGGCCTATCATCATGAAGGCCAAGGTGCCACCGCTCAAACACCCTCAACAGCCGTCGATGCTGGAAATAAAATTTGCCCGGTGAGCGGCGAGGAAATCGGCGGTATGGGCGAAGGTGTTTCTTATGAATATAACGGAAAAGTTTATAAACTTTGCTGTCTGGGATGTTTAAAAGATTTTCAGAAAAACCCGGAAAAATTCAGCCGCATCGCTGAAGAAAGCTTGAAAAAATAA
- a CDS encoding serine hydrolase — protein MKFFRSRSGIIFTGLLAFVFLFCSDTFAAKKKSKAHRVTARSAIFSNSTKGVRLYGKNVETTVVPASTTKVMTALLVLENLSLDSVVTVSSRATYVQPSKIYLKPGERYKVSELLYAMLISSANDASVVLAEAVSGSEWEFVKKMNARAKQLGAKKTKFMNSHGLPTKQSQYTTAYDMYLMFREALKYPFFKKALSYKYKTIVSQSGKKTYLKNHNKLLWKSWGQNIYGKTGYTRKARSCFVGYLDGKKDTMIIAVFGCDQRWDDIKTIVARYIHSR, from the coding sequence ATGAAATTCTTTCGATCAAGATCAGGGATCATTTTTACCGGCCTTTTGGCTTTTGTTTTTCTTTTTTGCTCCGATACATTCGCTGCGAAAAAAAAGTCTAAGGCCCACCGTGTTACGGCTCGTTCCGCTATCTTCTCTAATAGTACCAAAGGCGTACGGCTTTACGGAAAAAATGTCGAAACCACAGTTGTTCCGGCCAGCACAACCAAGGTAATGACGGCCTTGCTTGTTTTGGAGAACTTGTCTTTAGATAGCGTTGTAACTGTTTCTTCTAGAGCAACTTACGTTCAGCCAAGTAAAATATATTTAAAACCCGGAGAACGTTACAAAGTTTCCGAATTGCTTTATGCCATGTTGATCAGCTCGGCTAATGATGCTAGCGTTGTTTTAGCGGAGGCGGTTTCTGGATCAGAATGGGAATTTGTCAAAAAAATGAACGCGCGGGCCAAGCAATTAGGAGCTAAGAAAACAAAATTTATGAACAGCCATGGGTTGCCCACCAAGCAATCGCAATACACGACCGCCTATGATATGTATTTGATGTTCCGCGAAGCGTTGAAATATCCTTTTTTCAAAAAGGCCCTCAGCTATAAGTACAAAACCATTGTTTCCCAAAGCGGTAAGAAGACTTATCTTAAAAACCATAATAAGCTTTTATGGAAAAGCTGGGGGCAAAATATTTACGGGAAAACAGGCTATACCAGAAAAGCACGCTCGTGCTTTGTCGGTTATTTGGATGGCAAGAAAGATACGATGATCATCGCGGTTTTCGGCTGTGATCAGCGTTGGGATGATATCAAGACAATTGTAGCCCGTTATATCCATTCGCGTTAA
- a CDS encoding thioredoxin domain-containing protein, which translates to MPRWVYTLSISFSIILLMFAASETLRRQDTLEKKIAGLELKLESHESKITSDLTAVQMALRSLPSALGRMAGNNPPAPQAPNPEDVNKVYKIDVGSSPVLGNKNAKVTIVEFSDFQCPYSQRFHPVVAEVLKAYPNDVNYILKNYPLGFHPNAKPAAKASLAAGEQGKYWEMVEALFANGKELSEEKYKELAKQIGINVDQFSKDLKEKDAQWEKMIAADLKTVEEVDARGTPTFYLNGKKTRARDLAGWKAEIDAVLKEKK; encoded by the coding sequence ATGCCAAGATGGGTTTATACGTTAAGCATTTCGTTTTCGATCATTCTTCTGATGTTCGCCGCGTCCGAAACTTTAAGAAGGCAGGATACTTTAGAAAAAAAGATCGCGGGACTAGAATTAAAGCTGGAATCGCATGAGTCGAAAATAACAAGCGATTTGACTGCTGTCCAGATGGCCCTACGCAGTCTGCCGTCGGCTTTGGGCCGTATGGCCGGCAACAATCCTCCTGCGCCTCAAGCTCCCAACCCGGAAGACGTTAATAAAGTCTACAAAATTGATGTTGGAAGCTCTCCGGTCTTGGGAAATAAGAATGCTAAAGTCACCATTGTCGAGTTTTCGGATTTTCAATGCCCATATTCACAGAGATTTCATCCCGTTGTTGCGGAAGTCTTGAAGGCTTATCCGAACGACGTGAATTATATATTGAAGAATTATCCTCTAGGATTTCATCCCAATGCCAAACCGGCGGCTAAGGCGTCACTTGCGGCCGGGGAACAAGGAAAATATTGGGAAATGGTCGAAGCCTTGTTTGCCAACGGCAAAGAATTGAGTGAAGAGAAATATAAAGAATTAGCCAAGCAAATTGGGATCAATGTTGATCAATTTTCCAAGGATCTCAAAGAAAAAGATGCTCAATGGGAAAAAATGATCGCCGCGGATTTAAAAACTGTGGAAGAAGTTGACGCCCGCGGAACGCCGACATTTTATTTGAACGGCAAAAAAACCCGCGCGCGTGATCTAGCGGGATGGAAAGCGGAAATAGATGCGGTTTTAAAGGAAAAGAAGTAA
- the glmS gene encoding glutamine--fructose-6-phosphate transaminase (isomerizing), which translates to MCGIVGYVGHKNAAPILLDGLKKLEYRGYDSSGIAVIARDKSKIAVRKNQGKIKALEELIQSKHLPESFLGICHTRWATHGKPNRTNAHPHCDCSGKIVVVHNGIIENYQELKKFLQEKNHTFSSETDTEVIAHLIEHYYKQKKDFLSAVRRAIVQLKGSFALGILCSDDPDRLIAARVGSPLIVGIGKGENFIASDVPAILDKTKKVIYLSDGHMAVLTKGKVEVSTFSGKKVPTKIHTVAFKVGAAQREGFAHFMLKEIHEQPAVLSQILSSRLKGNRVYLDGISLNDRQLREFQNVVVVACGTAYHAGMVGKYLIEQFAQIPVWTDLSSEFRYRFPLVSKKTLVVAISQSGETADTLAAVKEAKLKGAKVISICNAVGSSLARESDGILYTHAGPEIGVASTKAYTAQLMMLYLLALKLATARGKIRSKELNEIVKELKHIPALLKDILNNKDKIAQVARANSHFGCFLFLGRNINFPTALEGALKLKEISYIPAEGYAAGEMKHGPIALIDEYRAVVCIAPQSDIYDKMISNMQEIKARRGKIIAIATSGDETIKHHASHVVYIPKTHKILTPLLAVVPLQLIAYYIAVKRGCDVDQPRNLAKSVTVE; encoded by the coding sequence ATGTGCGGTATCGTCGGCTATGTCGGCCACAAAAATGCCGCCCCTATTCTTTTAGACGGCCTTAAAAAGTTAGAATACCGCGGCTATGACTCCAGCGGTATCGCGGTCATCGCGCGCGATAAAAGTAAGATCGCTGTGCGAAAAAATCAGGGCAAGATCAAAGCCTTAGAAGAGCTTATTCAAAGCAAGCATCTGCCCGAAAGCTTTTTAGGAATCTGCCACACCCGTTGGGCCACTCACGGAAAACCTAACCGCACAAACGCTCACCCTCACTGTGATTGTTCCGGAAAAATCGTTGTCGTTCATAACGGTATTATCGAAAATTATCAGGAATTAAAGAAATTCCTTCAGGAAAAAAACCATACCTTTTCCTCCGAAACCGACACGGAAGTCATTGCCCACCTCATTGAACATTATTACAAACAGAAAAAAGATTTTCTATCGGCGGTACGCCGGGCGATCGTCCAACTTAAAGGGTCTTTTGCCTTAGGGATCCTTTGTTCGGATGATCCCGATCGCTTGATCGCGGCGCGGGTGGGTTCTCCTTTGATCGTTGGCATCGGCAAGGGTGAGAATTTTATCGCATCGGATGTTCCGGCCATTTTGGATAAAACTAAAAAAGTTATCTATTTATCCGACGGGCATATGGCGGTTTTAACCAAAGGTAAAGTGGAAGTATCGACCTTTTCCGGGAAAAAAGTTCCAACCAAGATCCACACCGTGGCGTTTAAAGTGGGCGCGGCGCAAAGAGAAGGTTTTGCCCATTTTATGCTCAAAGAGATCCACGAGCAACCGGCTGTTTTGTCACAAATTTTATCTTCAAGGCTAAAGGGAAACCGCGTTTACCTTGACGGGATTTCATTAAACGATCGTCAGTTACGCGAATTTCAAAATGTGGTGGTGGTGGCCTGCGGAACGGCGTATCACGCCGGAATGGTCGGAAAATATTTGATCGAACAATTTGCCCAAATTCCTGTTTGGACCGATCTTTCCAGCGAATTTCGTTACCGATTTCCTTTGGTCAGCAAGAAAACTTTAGTTGTGGCGATCAGCCAATCCGGAGAAACAGCCGATACGCTGGCGGCGGTCAAGGAAGCGAAGCTAAAGGGAGCAAAAGTTATTTCTATTTGTAACGCGGTTGGTTCGTCTTTAGCGCGCGAATCCGACGGAATTTTGTATACGCATGCCGGCCCGGAAATCGGCGTTGCCTCCACGAAAGCTTATACGGCGCAATTGATGATGTTGTATTTATTAGCGCTCAAACTTGCCACAGCACGCGGGAAAATAAGATCGAAAGAATTAAATGAGATCGTCAAAGAATTAAAACATATTCCGGCGCTTTTGAAAGATATTTTAAATAATAAAGACAAGATAGCCCAGGTTGCCCGCGCCAATTCGCACTTTGGATGTTTTTTATTCTTAGGGCGCAACATCAATTTCCCGACGGCGCTGGAAGGCGCTTTAAAATTAAAAGAGATCTCTTATATTCCGGCGGAAGGTTACGCGGCCGGAGAAATGAAGCACGGGCCCATCGCTTTAATTGATGAATACCGCGCGGTTGTCTGTATCGCGCCGCAGTCGGATATTTACGATAAGATGATCTCCAATATGCAGGAAATTAAAGCGCGCCGAGGAAAAATTATCGCCATTGCCACATCCGGCGATGAAACGATCAAGCATCACGCCAGCCACGTTGTCTATATTCCTAAAACACACAAGATCTTAACGCCGCTTTTGGCGGTCGTACCTTTACAGCTTATTGCGTATTATATCGCCGTTAAACGCGGGTGCGATGTAGACCAGCCGCGGAATTTAGCGAAATCTGTAACGGTTGAATAA